In Nocardia asteroides, a single genomic region encodes these proteins:
- a CDS encoding LLM class flavin-dependent oxidoreductase → MSLSFHWFLPTYGDSRGLVAGGHGTFMSGDRPASLRYLNQIGAAAEDNGFEAVLTPTGAWCEDAWLTTAMLVETTRTLKFLVAFRPGLVSPTLAAQMSATFQRHSEGRLLLNVVTGGEQHEQRAYGDFLDKEQRYARTGEFLHIVRSLWTGTEPLTFTGEHLRVEGALLANRPDPLPPVFFGGSSQPAGPIAARYSDTYLTWGEPPAAVAAKLDWIRGLAAAENRVLDFGLRIHVISRDTAEAAWAEADRLLAGIDPADIERVQANLRRSESEGQRRMLELHGGSSDRLEIAPNLWAGVGLVRGGAGTALVGSHEEVAERLAEYAALGIDHFILSGYPHLEEAYWFGEGVLPVLERKGLWRHPNRPVGVAGGTPFAGAASS, encoded by the coding sequence ATGAGCCTGTCCTTCCACTGGTTCCTGCCGACCTACGGCGACTCCCGCGGCCTCGTCGCGGGCGGCCACGGCACCTTCATGTCCGGTGACCGGCCCGCCAGCCTGCGCTACCTCAACCAGATCGGCGCCGCCGCCGAGGACAACGGCTTCGAGGCGGTGCTCACCCCCACCGGCGCCTGGTGCGAGGACGCCTGGCTCACCACCGCCATGCTGGTCGAGACCACCCGCACGCTGAAGTTCCTGGTCGCCTTCCGCCCCGGGCTGGTCAGCCCGACGCTGGCCGCGCAGATGTCGGCCACCTTCCAGCGGCACTCCGAGGGGCGGCTGCTGCTCAACGTCGTCACCGGCGGTGAGCAGCACGAGCAGCGCGCCTACGGCGACTTCCTGGACAAGGAGCAGCGCTACGCCCGCACCGGCGAGTTCCTGCACATCGTGCGCTCGCTCTGGACCGGCACCGAGCCGCTCACCTTCACCGGCGAACACCTCCGCGTCGAGGGCGCCCTGCTCGCCAACCGCCCCGACCCCCTCCCACCCGTCTTCTTCGGCGGCTCCTCCCAGCCCGCGGGGCCGATCGCCGCCCGCTACTCCGACACCTACTTGACCTGGGGTGAGCCACCGGCCGCGGTCGCCGCCAAGCTCGACTGGATCCGCGGGCTCGCCGCCGCCGAGAACCGGGTCCTCGACTTCGGGTTGCGCATCCACGTCATCAGCCGGGACACCGCCGAAGCCGCCTGGGCCGAAGCCGATCGGCTGCTCGCCGGGATCGATCCCGCCGATATCGAGCGGGTGCAGGCGAACCTGCGCCGCAGCGAGTCCGAGGGGCAGCGGCGGATGCTCGAGCTGCACGGCGGCAGCAGTGACCGGCTGGAGATCGCGCCCAACCTCTGGGCCGGCGTCGGACTGGTCCGCGGCGGCGCCGGGACCGCCCTCGTCGGCTCGCACGAGGAGGTCGCCGAGCGGCTCGCGGAGTACGCCGCGCTCGGCATCGACCACTTCATCCTCTCCGGGTATCCGCACCTCGAGGAGGCGTACTGGTTCGGCGAGGGGGTGCTGCCGGTGCTCGAGCGAAAAGGGTTGTGGCGGCATCCGAATCGGCCGGTCGGGGTGGCCGGGGGGACGCCGTTCGCCGGCGCGGCGAGCAGCTGA
- a CDS encoding flavin-containing monooxygenase has translation MTRHVDVLIVGAGLSGIGVASHLVREGAGRSFLILERRAAIGGTWDLFRYPGIRSDSDMYTFGYGFRPWNGTKVLADGPNIRSYISDTAREHGITEHIRFGRKVVAARWSSAEARWTVEAVDEATGAVEVVTANFLAGATGYYDYDRGFRPHLPGEEQFTGRFVHPQHWPDDLDVAGKRVVVIGSGATAITLVPALAARGARVTMLQRSPTYITALPADDPVAVALKKARVPDRIAYRAGRARNIALQRASYQLSRRSPALAKKLLLTAVRAQVGKDLDMRHFTPNYDPWDQRLCVVPNGDLFRVLRSGEAEIVTDRIETFTPTGIRLASGAELAADIVVTATGLTVQMLGGAALEVDGEPVVVRDRVVYKGAMLDGVPNFLMVLGYTNASWTLKADLAAEYFCRVLGHMDEHGYRTVVPVARAGDRSPHSIMGAALTSGYIARGDAVMPRQGTRGPWKVINDYFRDRAFLRTGPVDDGVLEFSRVQSVRRAKAPVS, from the coding sequence ATGACGCGACACGTCGATGTCCTGATCGTCGGCGCCGGGCTCTCCGGCATCGGGGTGGCGAGCCACCTGGTGCGCGAGGGCGCCGGCCGCAGCTTCCTGATCCTGGAGCGGCGCGCCGCCATCGGCGGCACCTGGGACCTCTTCCGGTACCCGGGCATCCGCTCGGACTCGGACATGTACACCTTCGGCTACGGCTTCCGCCCCTGGAACGGCACCAAGGTGCTGGCCGACGGCCCGAACATCCGCAGCTACATCTCCGACACCGCGCGCGAGCACGGCATCACCGAGCACATCCGGTTCGGCCGCAAGGTGGTGGCGGCGCGCTGGTCGAGCGCGGAGGCGCGCTGGACGGTCGAGGCGGTGGACGAGGCGACCGGCGCGGTCGAGGTCGTCACCGCGAACTTCCTGGCAGGAGCCACCGGCTACTACGACTACGACCGCGGCTTCCGCCCGCACCTCCCCGGCGAGGAGCAGTTCACCGGCCGCTTCGTGCACCCGCAGCACTGGCCCGACGACCTCGACGTGGCGGGCAAGCGGGTGGTGGTGATCGGCAGCGGCGCCACCGCCATCACGCTGGTGCCCGCGCTGGCCGCGCGCGGCGCCCGGGTGACCATGCTGCAGCGCTCGCCCACCTACATCACCGCGCTGCCCGCCGACGACCCGGTCGCGGTCGCGCTGAAGAAGGCCAGGGTGCCGGATCGGATCGCCTACCGGGCCGGGCGGGCCCGCAATATCGCGCTGCAGCGCGCGAGCTACCAGCTCTCCCGCCGCAGCCCGGCGCTGGCGAAGAAACTGCTGCTCACGGCGGTGCGCGCGCAGGTAGGCAAGGACCTGGACATGCGGCACTTCACGCCGAACTACGACCCGTGGGACCAGCGGCTCTGCGTGGTCCCGAACGGCGACCTGTTCCGCGTGCTGCGCAGCGGCGAAGCCGAGATCGTCACCGACCGGATCGAGACCTTCACCCCGACCGGGATCCGGCTCGCCTCCGGCGCGGAGCTCGCGGCCGACATCGTGGTCACCGCGACCGGGCTCACCGTGCAGATGCTCGGCGGCGCCGCGCTCGAGGTGGACGGCGAGCCGGTGGTGGTGCGCGACCGCGTGGTCTACAAGGGCGCCATGCTGGACGGGGTGCCGAACTTCCTCATGGTGCTCGGCTACACCAACGCCTCCTGGACGCTCAAGGCCGACCTGGCCGCCGAGTACTTCTGCCGCGTGCTCGGCCACATGGACGAGCACGGCTACCGGACCGTGGTCCCGGTGGCGCGCGCGGGCGACCGCTCGCCGCACTCGATCATGGGCGCCGCGCTGACCTCCGGCTACATCGCGCGCGGCGACGCGGTGATGCCGCGGCAGGGCACGCGGGGGCCGTGGAAGGTGATCAACGACTACTTCCGGGATCGGGCGTTCCTGCGCACCGGGCCGGTGGACGACGGGGTGCTGGAGTTCAGCCGGGTGCAGTCGGTGCGCCGCGCGAAGGCGCCGGTGAGCTGA